ATGGACTGTTTACACACACccagataaatatataaaaagtaaaaaagaggaaaaaaagtataCAAGTATTTCATTATAGTGCTGCGAAAAAGTATCTGTTCAACTCCTagtctcttttttctttgtctgtctttgttgcacctgcatgtttcagatcatcaagctcattttgttttacttaaatTGTTTTGGGTATTTTTGtaagatttaatttattaagggTGAAAAGGTACCTAAAcctacctttttttcttttctttttttttaaacatactaaCTGCCTCCTAaactaataactggttgtgccacaatagGCTGCAATCAAGAATTGTAGCCAtccagaggtggacttgctgctgtgttttggttcattgtcctgctgcataccCAGAGTTTAAGCTTGAGCTCATTAACTTTTTGTTTGACTTTCTTCTTAAGCATTTTCTGGtaaagagcagaattcatggttgcATCAATCCAAGTCATCCATATCCTGAAGAttatcacactaccaccaccatgtttgatgaTGTAACTGGACTCACAATTTACAAAAAGTGCAACTTTCACTCGTCAgaccacagaatattttccctgaAGTGTGGGGCGTCATCAGTatgatgttgtgttttgtgttgttgggGGGTTGACGGTGAAATGAGCCtctgtgttctttttggtcatCGCTGGTTTTCTCCCATGGGTGCCATTGATTCCCAgtctcttattgttgaatcatgacctctgaccttaacATGAAGACTGTGagcagattttattttgttccacTTGCAGATGCAGAAATTAGTTTCTAATTGTCCAAAAGATAGAAGACAAAAATGCTGcttttgtaaataaaagaaacatgttAGCATGATTTAAATGAGAAATAAATTTTACTGACCTTACTGAcattgtaaagaaaaacaaatttctGTAATagactgtacaaaaaaaaacaccatttgttattaaatttattatcTGCTACTTAATTACGTTCTAGTACCTCTTTGTCTTTGGGGAGCTCTTTATGAGCAGGAAAAGCTGtatgaacttaaaaaaaaaaattaatacgtACAATTTCTAAagccagattggagtctttgctgggTCCCGAGCCttgtgtttgacacccctggcttAGAGGAACAAACGgttctgttgtttttgcagTTGTGCTTGTATTGTCGCACCTTTTGTATAATCCTGAAGCCTTCTTTAACACCGTGGTTCAGGTGGAGTTGAACATACCACAGCCTGCTTCTGATTaaagacacaacacacacaaacactgtagCTGCAGATGCCTCCtagctgagtcacctggacacacCCCTCACCTGCTGCACCCTCCCTAAAGAACTGAATAATCATGGAAAACACATCCTGAGGGAGGCTGGGCGCGTCAGTGGATCCTTCAGTGACTCAAGGCTGAAGATATACGAGGTTTACAGTTTATAATCTGCTCAGGTTTCACTCCAGAATCTCCCCAGGTCTCTTTAGCACATCATCGCAGCTCATAAAGTTCACACGTGTTTGCACGCTGCCGTTTCCAACATGGAAACTTTGTAACTGGAAGCAAAGCAGCGCTCATTTGTCAACATTTCATCTGCGAagttaaagaaacaacaacacaacctCACACTGAAAATATTCACTTCTCTGGCTTCCTCGTGGCTCCTTATTACTGATTAATGTGTCTCAACTAACCTCTGTTTTGTTTGACTGAGGCCCAGAGTTCAGGGCAACAACAGGAGTTATAGCGCCATCTGCAGGCCAACTTTGAAAATTACGAAAAGCAGTCTTTTCACCAAGTTTCCTTTAAGTGACTACAAGTAAACGATAGGAAAACACCAAACTGTCCGATTTATTTATTGTCCCTGAATAATGAGGacaatttatatataaaattacaaTAATTTGATTgtagtttgagtttttatgcttttttagcctttttttaGCTTCATTTGTGACAGCAGCTATATAATCATTACGCactgttgtgatatttttaattttaaaaatgcttggCATGGACTGTGGAAAGCTGTGTGCAGTCATTTATGTGTTTCTTAATCATTGTTgcttttgattttattgtaatttgtcctttctcactcactatgtgttaataaaGCTCTCTGCACTGAGTCATACAAAAGACAtggtgtggaagagagccagagattaataacatctctggctctcttccacaccatgtcttttgtcctgtcttacTCCCCttaccggtcacagcagatagcCGCCCCTCCCTcagtctggttctgctggaggtttcttcctgttaacaggaagttttccttcccactgtggccAAAGAGCTTGcttatagggggtcatatgattgttgggttttctctgtatttatgtAAGAGTCTATCTTACGATATAAATCACCTTGtggcaactgttgtgatttggcactgtataaataaaattgaaatagaATTAAAGCCAGACGTTGTATTTGAtgacttaaaacacacaaattgaattttatttaatgCGCAGGAACTTGTTTCTCTCTGCAGGATAAATATCCATCTGTCATCGCTCTCCCTGGAGGCcccaggtcagaggtcatgacCCTGAACCACCCCAAGCTTCCCGGGCAAGAACTCTCATCATGATCCAGCACAGTCAGAAAAAAATGCAGCTGTCTGTAATGCaatgtcatctttttttctttttggtttacaGCTGTATGTTATTCATTCATTGGTCAGTTGACGTTTCCAGAGAGGGCGTTGTGACGCCGAAGATCAGCCTGCTCACAAAGATCCCAGAGAGAGGTGAGCTGGTGATCCTGAGCTCTGCAGAACTGACCCTTTGGCAAACACTTTAAGTGTTTTCTTACCTTAAAAGTCAGAGAGTGCTCTCAGCATGTTTAATGATCCTGAGTGAGAAAATAACATAACGTCCACGCAGAAAATGTAACCCAGAGATAAGTTGCAAATCCAATGTCATGACTATTCTGCGCtcatttactgaaaaaaaaaaaaaacctcgtTCAGTGATTACACTTAATATTATTACtcagtttaataaataattagttTATGCACCACTCAAATATCACAGAAAACTGCAGTTTGGTTAAGCAAAACTCATTTTATTCATCCGACAACTGATTTTTTCCACTGTGACATTTAACTTTACTCCCTCTGATTATCAAATCCTGCAGTTAAGCTCATAGTTTTGGTTTTGTgatctttgtgtttctgcagctctcCAGCTGTTCCCTTCTCAGGCTGTAGGCGGTGCTGCTGAGGCCTTTGAGAGCCTGCTGAGGATTCTGGGACCTGAAGCTGCCCTGGAGTCCATCATCCAAGCAGTCAGTCTTTCACAGGAAACTTAAAACAGAAACACCTccaatataatatttttttctttctattttagaTTAATGTCACAGAAATGAAGGACAGCGAGAGTTTAGTCTCTTAGAAATCTTTATTTCAATAGAAAGAGCACGACTGTAACAGCAGAGCTCACGGGTCAAAatctacaaaaataaataatttaaatacaaaatgccaGACAGCAATGTCACCTTTTGTATTTCTGATAGTTTGTCTTCTCTCAGCTATTTACACAGTTATTACAAGTCTGTCGGTATCACAGTGCTGTGATATTTCTGCAGGCCAACGCTCAGACAGCAGCAGGGCTGCGGCTCACGGGTGAGACAAAGCGGTCTGGACACGGTTAGAAGGTTGTTTACAGACCGAAAAGTATGATTTTTACTTCACACCGAGGCCATCGATAAATGCAACCTCGTCCAGTGGTTATAGTGTTAGTTCTCTTCtttaaatcttacaacaaaaataaaaattgggcagttatgaaaagctgaaagtttGTAGACAAACTGCTGTCTGTTAACGCTTATTCACAGACGCAGCACTGAAGCTCGATCTTAAaacaaacatcagtggctgCTAGAGGGGCGAGAAAGTCATCAGACAGGCACATGTAGTCGGGTCTTGATTAGTTTGGTCAACGGTTGTGATCCCAATTAATTTAACCTTCATGTGAGTGGAATTATTACTGGTGCCAAGTGTCTCCAACCACTTCACACTCGAGCTGAAGTAAAGAGTGAAAAATGAGAACTTTGTAGTGAAAATGAATGCAGAGGGTAACCGTTTATTCCCGATTATCTTTTCTTCTGCATTAGATGGAAGCCCAAATTACTCGGCTCAGGTCTACTAGAAAGATCTGCCTGACATTCAGTTCTCGATCCTGTGGAGATGCAGAACTTGCTCTGCATCAATGGAAGAGGTATACATGTGTAGGTGTCCGGACACTCCTCGATCTCACTGCGCTCCGCtgccctgcctgcctgcctggggcgtcttcATTGCAACATTTAAAACGATCAGTGGTTGGTTCAGTTCACTGCTGTCCACTCTCCAACCTTCAACTTCTCCTCCTCCCAAAAATCCAGGTGTGTGTCAAAGGGAGCCGGACTTTGATTGAATCCAGCTTAGTGTTTGGATTTAACAGAATTTCTGATAGGCAATGAGGAGGAATGGAGTGTGGAGGACTCTTAGTGTGATTCATTTTCAGACTGGCTGATGGAGGCATCTGAAGGTGGAGAGTGGAAGCAGGAAGTGAAGTCAAGTGTTACCAGTTTATCTGAAGCCTGTTGGCACTGCTGGAAAACCTGCAGCGCTCCTGAACACATCATTACTCAAACGTCACATGACCCTGTCGAGCTTCTTCAGGAGTTTGAGGTACTGAGAGTTCATGGCTGCGTCCATGGATCGCCGCCGCTTGAACGCAGCCTGtaacagtttactcacatgcaCCCCCCCTCAGCTTCCAGTCCTACCAGAACATTTAGGCACAtggatgcacacacagacaacaaGAAGCCACTTATGGCACAaaaaccagcagcagcatgaaGCTCAGCTTGTCAGAAGAgtaatttttattataattattattattacccaGCAGCCTTTGCAACTTTCCCCTGCTTCGCATTGAAACCCTGAACACCCCCTCTGTGCAGCCGAGAGGCCACACTGAGCCTCATTTGCAGACTTGAATTAAATCTATGCTGCAGAGTAACATGCAACGCCTTGGAAACATCACTAACAGCAGGGGTTCAATGACTGGGCACTAGTTTGTGGATGCTGGTTTACTTCATTATAATGGAaactaataatattttatttattagtaaAGTTAAGGTAACATTTCTGCACACCAGCTGCATTTCtagtcaaaaacaaaaagctgacaTTGACAGGAAGTGCTCTGCACTTCACAACGTGAAGGTATTTCATGCCAGCAAATTTTCTTTACAGTAATGAGGTTCTGTCCTGGTCCTGCGGTAAATCTATAGTTATAGAtgtatttgtcattttatttatcaCAGATAAATGACTGATTCTGAGTGTCTCTTTACTGAACTCAGGTATTGGATCAATACCTGCATGGCATGATATCAATATCCTAATTAAATGCACAGTGCATGCTTTCCTGGGTGGACAGACTTAAATGTTTGTCAAGTCTTTGATTTTTACTGAATTTCACTCAAACTACAGACTTTAAAGAGGGAAACATGCCACTCATAGAATCCTGAAACTGAGTATGGCAGAATTAAAGGTGGTGGTAATATAGAAATATAGTTTCTTTTTAGCATGTTAAAGCTTATTTTGGTGTAAAGCTGGAAAAGCAACAGACTGGTGACTGTACACATGCATGACTATGTGTTCAGAAGTATTATTGAGAAGCAAGACTCGCTTCAGCAAAGGAAAAGTAATCATTGTTTACTTTCTCTTTATGATCACATCATTGCTATAGTGAATGACTCAACTCATAAATTCAGCTTTCAGCTCAGTTAAATCGCAGCACTCAGACTGAATGAAAGACATGCTCTGTGTATGATCACACGCGTGATGATCATGCATCAGTGTCTCCATCCGATGACAGAAGAGTCTTGAGTCCACGTTACGAGGACGCTGAAGTTCGAGGTTTCTGTATTTCTACAGAGCAACAATTAGTTTGAATGTTAGAATGAGTGAAATGCAGCAGTAATGTGCTTTCATCTCAGGTAAAGGCCCCGCTGTACCTCAAAGGGTCACTTTACCTGagtacatcatgaagctcagtGTTGCTGACAGAGTCTCATCAGACTGTAGACTGAATCAGttttgctaacttttttccattttctcagACAcgatattatttttaatcaaacagTACCATCCAGACCTTTGTTTTACTCCTCTTATCCTGTATAAAAGACCGACTGTGAgcatcaacaacaacattacTGGAGTGGAGGCAGAAATGCAAGAGATCACCTCTCTGATAAATCTAATTAAACTTTCACAAGAGGACACATGTACCAAAATTAGCACACATACTCTTGTGAGTCCATTTTTATGAAGCCAAATAacaatttgaaaatgaaagtggCTCCAGAGTGACATGAACACAGCTTTTTGCTTGTATCCACTTTGAAAGGTTTGTGTTGCGGCTTGACCTTTCGCATATTTAGCAGATTAAACCAATGGGGGTTTGGGACAAACAGGGAGGCAGCGTTTTGCTTATGACCAAACACCACGCCACCTCTTTCAGCACGGAAGCAAAGCCTGCTCAGAATCAAACCTCAGACCAGTGACATTACACCAAAGCAAAGCAGAgatcctcacctcctctctcTCAACATCAGAGGACAGCCACGCCCACATTTATGAACTGACATCAGCCCAACAACCTGCTTCTCCATCACTTCCCCTCTTCTCTGTCTTCTGCAGCACTGCCACATGCGGCAATCTGGAGGTTAATTCTTAACTGTCACCATACGCTTTATTAAAGCAGGAGACGCTCTAATAAAGCATGACAGATGTTCGAATTCACCTCCCGATGGGGGCGATACAAATGCTCTTGTATCAGTAACACAAACACCTGGAAGTCACTCAAATATCTGGTTATTCAGAGGTGACCTCGTGCAGAGCAGCAACAGAAGTGCAGTGAGGAGCTGCAGCTCTGCGCTGAGGGTGGTCAAAATCCCACCAACACTGCGTCTCCTCTTCATCAGAGGCATCAGGGCCACAGTTATCCTCCTCTTCAGGACTCAGACTGGGCGCTCACATGGGGTGGAAGAGCAGCGTGCAGTCCTCCTTCTCTCTTACAGGGCCCTTTGGCAAGGCACCGCCAGTCCTCAGATAACAGGTGACGATTTTCTGGTCCAGGCGCAGCTGGCGGGGGATGCTGTCAAACGGCTTCGGGTCCAAATCCAGGATGGAGGCTGAATAGGAGAAAGCAGGAGGTCTGAAGTCCCTGAGCTGCCTCTGACTGGAAAGACTGGAGGagacaaggaggaggaggattagaaacacaaagacaagctGATGGCGCCACCTGCTGGACTCTCTAATACACAGTAGTGTTGATCTttctcagtattttattttcacatctgtAAATCAAAGGACAAACCTGTGAAGGAGCTTCCTACTCCAGACCTCTCTGTGCTGAAAACTCAACGATGTATTCAAGagtcaattttcttttttttgttcattactAAATGAACAGTCTAATTAAAGCTGTCATTGACTATTATTCATAGATAAAGTACTACAACTAAACCCTGATGTGAATCTGTGCACATGAACATCCTCAAGTAAACAGAGCCATCAGCGATTCTTATAAAAGACACTTTATGCATTCCTAGTGCCAACAAATGCACAAcatttcctccagctgtttgttgttgtttttttttttaaatcttttcacatgtttaacatgttttcaAACTCACTGATGAGGAAACTCTCAATCCTAGCGTCACTGTTTCACCTACAGAAAAGATTTTTCTACTTGCACAGCTGAATTCTCACTTTTCAttgtcctcttcctcctcactgctGGGCACCAGGGCGACCATGATGGAGCAGTCCTTGGCTGTCATGGCCACACGGTACTGGTGCACCTACAATAGAAACACAGCAGGTAGAGCTGTTAGAATATCATTATGTAGGCAGGACTTTTGTCAAGTCAGGTAACACAGATTCACCGTCTCCAATGAAAGTGAAACTAATCACACAAAAGTAGGAACTCAATCCCCAGCATCCAGTTTTGTGCTGGTAAAAACTTCACAGCTGAATCGCTGTCGTGTCTCAGTAACCACATTCATGCGATGACACGCTTTATGAAACTTAACGACTAAAACCAGGGACACGCCCGCTACATTCATTATTTGTTTCGGTTATTTTATCTCTAAAGTCTAGTTCATACTCCAATATTACAATAACGAATATTTAAAACTAAACTGTGGGAAAAACTATAGTGAACGTGGTGTTGGCATGCACGTCTCCTCATTTCACTCACCAAACATGTAGGTAAGTGTATTTCCATACTGTCATTTATCATGACATTTTTGCAGTGCTCTGGTGGGAGAAGCCAGAGACAATGATAGTGATGGTACTCTGCACTGAGTGATTAATGGAGCTGTAATGCAGTGTCactttgcacatgcacaggagGAGGTTTGGAAGCAAAGCTGACATTACTGAGACAACTTCTACTTCCAAAAGGTCAAAACAACACCTTGAGTACACAGAACGACTTGCTTCAGACACCTTTGAGCTCAGAGTCGTCGCAGATACATCTGCCTGATTTTTCCTCTCACCGTGCAAAGACATGCGTGACTGTATATCAGTGGTCCCGTCTCCGCCTGATAGTCTGGCAAGATTAGGTTGTATATCACGTTTCTGCTCTCTGGTCCTTTCTACTTCTGTGTTTCATTTTCAGTAAAGCATtttggtggctgttgttgttttaatgtgaAACTGATGCAAACAGTGCACCAACACTCGTCTCCAGGGCTCTGACCTTTGCAACAGCGTACTCCACAGAGCCGTCGTCCTCTGCCGGACATTTCTGCAGCTTCTCCAAGAACGCTTCATTGTACGGTCCTTCTATCTGAAGACGAGTCCTGgcataaacaggaagtgatgtaagAGACAAGGCAACCAAAGTTTATATTTCCCAGTTTAAATTTTGCTTCAATAACAGGGGGTTACCTCTCTTTGGGAAAGCCCTGCAGGTGTTGCTCCACCTGGCGGTAAAGAGGATAAAGTCCTTCGATGTCCAATGTGTCCAACATTTGCGTCTGAAGGATCCGGAACAAAACACTGTCGGTGGGTAAACCTCGAGAACCTGGAAACACAGACGTGTTCAAAGGAAGGTCACAGTCTGTTCTCATCAGGTCTAATATCAGGGTTTATAAAATTTTAAGTcgcagcattaaaaaaaaaaaaaaaaaaaaaaaagcaagtcaggtttttctgttttgcacaTTTACATAATCACATTCAGATGTTTGTGCCGAGAAAACAATCACTGCTTTCAGTCCAAAGGTTTCTGAAGGAGGCCGTCACAGCTGCACAATCTTGTAACACCGTATTACACCAGCTGTAATACTAAAAGTGCcagtaatttaatttatttttgataaatAGTTGAACTGATATCAAAATGACTAATCCTCGGAGTGTAGCTAAATTAAAACAGAACAGGCTGCACTGCTAGCAAggccacaaaataaaataaaaatcaggcaTGTGATTAACACGGGAATGGTGGGACTGCTCCAGCTCTGTGgatgaaaactttaaaaaaaaactagtgCTGATAATGTTGGACTACTTAAGATCAGTGAACCCGTCTGCAccccaaaagaaaagaaaggtccTGACCATGGCGAATCCTCTCTTTGTTGAAGATGCTCGCCTCACAGAAACTCCGCCCCTCCGCTTGTCTGTCCGCCACCACACCgccatctcctcctccactgCTCAGCAGGGCATTCACCAGGACCTGCAGACAACGGGTGGGGGGGTCAGCATTTTAAAATCTCGAGGATGGGATTTATAAACTGTGTGTACtgtacattaaaaagaaaaatgctcatACACAATAAATCTCCAtactgctgaaaaataaagttcgTTTTTTtaaggcacacacacaacagcacacCCTTTTAAATTAAATCCTCCTTTAAAAGGTAAAAAGTTTCAGTTCTGTTCATGCTGAACTTTATGAATTCCTGCATACTATCCTGTTAGTCTGTATGTAATGAATAGTCCCAGTGTAAGACTGCAGCAGATTTATTCAGGTGTGCCTTTACCTGAATGAAGTCGTTCAGGACTGCTTTGCAGGTCACGTGACAGTTCATTCGATTGTTTGCGTGTAGGAAGTAAGGTCTGAGATGATGCAGCAGAGAGTTCATGTCCGGCGATTCGTCGCTGCCTTCCTTACTGCTGTAAATACACTGACCGccctgaaaaaacacacacacactttactgTGGCTGCTTAAGTGACCTCAGATGACACAGACCTGATACTGAGTGTCcggttttctttatttcagacATTTTGAGGATGAGTTCATGAAAACACGAGGCCAAAGTTTTAACCAGCAATGCTTGTGGTGCATTTAGAAGTTGGATTAGATCAAACTCTTTTT
This DNA window, taken from Astatotilapia calliptera chromosome 5, fAstCal1.2, whole genome shotgun sequence, encodes the following:
- the ippk gene encoding inositol-pentakisphosphate 2-kinase, with the translated sequence MELDKMDENDWKYHGEGNKSLVVSHVQHPRVLRLLKYPAEDSENPPQTAEQAYRQIQNIVDFSSNVMSSLLGEKFIHSGEVVKLPLEFVRQLSIKVQHQRPAWRCDKVMDIYSGCALCLPNLTSPALHQPTHTPPLCIEIKPKCGFLPSPKHVSKDIKTKVCRYCMHQHYKVANGKWKRRSFYCPLDLFSGNRQRMHFAIKHLIEEPQNNFKVFKGGQCIYSSKEGSDESPDMNSLLHHLRPYFLHANNRMNCHVTCKAVLNDFIQVLVNALLSSGGGDGGVVADRQAEGRSFCEASIFNKERIRHGSRGLPTDSVLFRILQTQMLDTLDIEGLYPLYRQVEQHLQGFPKERTRLQIEGPYNEAFLEKLQKCPAEDDGSVEYAVAKVHQYRVAMTAKDCSIMVALVPSSEEEEDNENLSSQRQLRDFRPPAFSYSASILDLDPKPFDSIPRQLRLDQKIVTCYLRTGGALPKGPVREKEDCTLLFHPM